The genomic region TTTAATTAAGATAAAGAGATTTGTTTTCACTAACATTTAAGAAAAATACTCAAAAATACTCATCACAACCACTGTACATTCAAtctacattatttttttcctgagaTATAGCTTATTCATTGTTTGGTGCAACTCTTATGTAGAAATTGTAGATTGAAATTGTCCTGTTTTTTCATACGTGTGGAATAGAGTAAAAAGGTAAATTTAGTTATGTATATATCTTATGTAGAGAGCAGCTGAACAcagcctctgtctctgttctATAGGTGTCTGACAGTGAGCAGCAGGCTGTGAAGCCGCCTCCCAAACGACGACGCATCCTCGACCCCTCAGCTATCGTCTCGGTGCCTGTTTACTCCAACAAGGTAAACAGCCAGTGGTCAGTAAAGGCTGACTCCAGAACATtggaattattttattttttattttttgctgacaAAAACTGTAACAATCATTCCATACTATGGATCAGTGCTTAGTGAGAGTTTGTGCTGATATATTTGATGTCTTAAaatatttgtccaaaaataacTGTGTGTATTCTAAGTCACCTGAGTGGTTTTGTTTTCAGGTAAACAGCAGTCTGCAGCTGAAGCCAGCGGCAGCTGTGTTcacagaagaggaaaagtcaggtaAAAACTTCGAAACAATTCAACTCAATAGCAGATGGCTTTTATGCTATACTgattgtttgtgtctctgaacAGAGGATGCTGCAGACGACAGTTTGTTGTCAATGTTTTCATCTCGAGAACCAACAGCAGCCGTCATCGCCCTCAGTGACTCTGAGGAGGACGAAGTAGAACATGTGGAGAACAGATCACaacaaatgacaaagaaaaaagaaccgTAAGTAGTTAAAAAGTGGGCTGTAAAATCAGGAAATCCACATTTGGGGGTCCCTTTCTCACAGCTTTATAGCTaaattcaacaacaaaaacttttCTGACATAACTACACTTTGGAGTTATAGAACATTTCTGCAACTTAGTAATATCTTAAAGATTTGCTCTATTTTATCCGCTAAGAATCTGGAAACTGTAAGCCATGTTTTTATTACATCCTGCTTAGACTACTGTAAGTGGTTGTATTCCTGTCTCACTCACTACAACCTCTCCAAACACCAGCTCGttcaaaacactgcagcaaaaatactcaaaatgtAATAGAAGAGTCCACATAACACTTATTGTAGCATCTCTACACAGGTTACCTgtacatttagaattgatttgaaagttttaaTGACTGCTTTAAACCATGTTTGATGTTTGGGGTTAGTTCCTGATTACATCACTGACTCAATAACCCCTGACCAGCCTGAATGCAGCCTGAGATCCTCCAGTAGAGATCCATTGGCCAGAAGAGACAGAGCCTTTGGAGTCAGGGCCCCACGTGCTGCAATGACCTACAAGCTAGCTCTGATTCTTCTTTCAAATCTCTCTTAAAAGCGCACAGAATTGCTTTTTCTTGTATTGGTTATACTTCCATttcatttcacttgtttttatacttaactgcattttagaaCGTCATACCTTGCTGTCAGCATTATTGAATCAATTCTACTTTTGGTAGAattatgttttatgtctttgcAGAGCACCTTGTAACttgtttttgaaaagtgctaaatacataaaatgaaatgatgataataatcatTCTTATTATTGTTAGAATTCAGGAGtgttataataattatttaaacTCAAACCTTTTAAGATTGATTTAgtataaacatgttttctcaCCTTTATTTCAGAGCAGTCATTCGCTGCCCATCTCCCCCTCCACCAGAGAGTCCAGTTAAGAAACAGTCCAGACAGGTCAAACAAAAGATCAGGTGAGTcgggattctttgttcacttgCAGTTTAAACCCAAGAAGTAGATATATAGCTGATATCACTCATGATATGATAACAATAACTATaaaatgcatttcctgcagaaaatgcatgtgaATGCTGACAGGTGAAATTGCAAAGCATTGGCAAAATAACAGGAATCTTGAAGCCTAAATACATTACACTGCACTGCTGAAAAACCTGgaaaaataaattgtaaagCTGACCCTAAAGAAGCTAAAAGCTGAAATACCATGATAGAAAAGCTAAAAGCTAAACtgtaatactgtcattttaaaagTTGAAATCAATTAACTGACAATGCTGAAGGAAGAAATGCTTTGTACTTTAAAAAGCTTAAGAGATTGAGAAAAGATTAACACAGGCATAAATGCTTATCAGAGGCATAAcgttttgacatttgaatggtTTCTGTAGCTAAAAGTACGCAGAAGTCGTAGTcgattaaaaaaatgtacaaaagaaGTGTAACTTGTGACAACACATAGAGCGGTATTAGTTAAAATAGACGTCCAAAGTGAAAAAGTGTAAGCTGTATTGCTGAAGTCTTCACTTTAAGCACACTGAGATTTTGCTGAGGATGGAGACATGTCATGTGTGGAtaaaggtaaaaaagaaaaaagattgaGAACTTGATGAGATGAATTAAGTTTAGTCACTGTCAGTCCTTTCACAGGACAAATACATCATTGATGTTTAAGTTGTGTAATTGTGAGAAATGAATGTTTTGGAAGCTACAGTAGTGTAATTTATGTTTGGGCGCACATTGACATGACGTATTTTCACCAGAAAAAGGTGTCGCTTGAcacttttcttttactttaacttttcttttgttgtgcACATGGATAATTTTCTTATGTCGCGGACATCGTCATAATTTGTCGCGCAGTGTGATTGGTAGTGTTACTGTTGTCACCATGGAGACAGTATTTTAAAATCCATAGCGACTCTTCCATGCATTCAGCGGCTCTGTCCACAGAAGCAGCtgtgtgtcagcagcagctgctgggaAGCTGAGAGGACAGGGGCTTGCCCATTATACATCTATGGGCTTGTCAAACTGCCTTCAcaaggctgactgacagcaggcATTTACTGAAGATAAAACTGTCGTGTCAGCTCCATGGGAAGAAATCAGCAGTGTTCGTAtattttgacttattttattttcctgtctGTCGTAAGAAGTGAGAGGAATCTGCAGCTCCAAGACAGAGTGGGACCTGATCAGTCAAGGTTAATAAGATAAAGACACATGTACAGTggtatatttgtgtcatttaaacagctgtctgtgcagattacttaacaacaacagaaacagactCAGACCATAAACAAAAGCAGGGCACCTCTGGTTACCATAGAGACGACTAAACCTTTCGCCAAAGCATGAATTGAAAACATCTTGTGACCATTTAATTTCTGTCAAGTAACTTTCTTCAAAAGTGTTACGAGCCCAACCATAAATTAGCCTTAAGTCAGAAAATTCTGTAAAAGCAGAATGGCAGAAAATtatcaatgggtgacatcaaaGTTAATGTGACAAACTCTTAGCAGTGCAATAATCACGCCTTTAATAAACTCAGAAAATGTCTGAAGACAGCATAAAATGTCAACCGTGATAACAAGATTTTTGAAAGCTGCATAGAAGTTTAATAGTTTAAAGTGTTGTCAcctgtttaaagtttaaatgaaGTCTCTAGCTGAAAGTAAGCATGAACTAGCATATCAAAGtggacaattcatgtgtagcttcacaaattgactaagccagacgtgcaggtttagcagccgtccatgcatggaatttattttaacaatgattgatttgcttcataagtgaaaaactgatgtttaactagttgagctatgtgcaaagtgagaagcttcagatggtttcacactgaagtattgacactggatctttgtgcaaagtttggtttattttcaagcatgagaaggcagattttctagcagaaaaaagacttgaagatgctgcacagtgatcagtcacgctcaggcaattttaagcaataagctggagcacaagaagatgattacattacaatgtggattctgcaccagttgaggcTCGAATccgcaacctctggaacctaagacggtcatctaccgctctgagctaattggcaagtagcaactcaacagtggcttcacaaattgagtaagccattcactgttgtgtaggaaagcagccatccgtgcatggaaaggcagatttgaaaccactgtaaaaaattcagttattaagacaaaaatctgaaaatacacatattgcatctagacagcatggagatgttggtaatttgtttgtaacaatgattgatttgctccataagtgaaaaactgatgtttaaaattgccatttttacattgactccaattgttcacattagagcaaaattcaaaatgctgtcaaaaattcagtttttgagataaaattctgaaatttgccacacatcatctaccatgactctagaattttgtcatttttttcatgaacattgaaaatgtatttagcaagaatttgcatgtatatgtttacagtaccatttacagtcaaactcaactcaaactcaggctcaatttttgataaatcaaaaatctgagaaacatagtttgtgtaggacagtctgaagatgctctgtagcaagtttggtgtcaattgggcaaaaattgtgggaggagataggtttaagaagttttacagtttttgaaaaaaacagagtgatgaacttcataattttttatAAGGtttaatgtacaaaagtttcttcagtattggggctacagtttgatgaaagttgtgaagttgtagcacgtatggttgatttgttatgaattttcaaagtttcgaactttagaggcttgctgtagcgccaccatcaggactattggcttgagtttacagctgaggatatctggcatgagactggacctttgtgcaaagtttggtgagttttcacccatgggaagtatgatttcctcggaagaagaaggagaataactaggattacaatagtgtcctggcagcttagctgcccggaccctgaATATATAGCGCACGTCCTTAAAGAACTAAACATTCTGATATTTGAATGGTTTCTGTGGCTGAATGTATGCAGGATTAGTTGACCAAAAAACATGCGTGCTGCTGATTCAGCATTCACACTAATGACTATTTATAGAGCACAATTCGTTGAACATGGAAAGTGCTTTGCACAAAAATAAAGCAAACCTTCTTCCTCAGCGAGATCGACAAAAAGCTCCGGGCAGTGAACTCCCTCCTGTCTCCTGAACCTCAGCACCGGAGGTCCAGAGGTCGCTCGTCCCCAGGAGAGCAAGacgatgatgtcatcatcatgAACCCTAACTCTGGGCTTCAGGATTCTCTGTACAGCTCGTCAGTCCGGGAGATCCCCCTCAAGATCCGCTGTCGAACGGACATTCACAAGATCCCAGTCCTGTCTGTACGTACGCAGAGAcaatattgttaaaaaaaaaaaaagtaaaaacattcaGATACATGCAGTAGTACACAATGATGTCACTTATTTGGGTCTAACACaaggtttgtttgcttttagtCGACACCTCTGAGTGATGTGGTGACCCAGCTGTCCGTCATCCTTAACGTTCCTCCTCCTCGCCTCCTGCTGTTGAGGGAGGCAGTGGAGCTTCCAACAGACTCCACCGTTGGCAAGCTCGGCCTCGGCATTGCTGACATCATAGGTGGGTCACATGGCATGCAGGCTGTTCTTCTCTTTTTTAGCAAATTGTTGTTATCATGAAAAAATGCGGTTTTAAACAGTTGAGTTAGAAAGTTCATTCTTCAACTTGTAAGTAGCAGTGAGATAAACAATTCTCATCACAAGATGTGTTTCTGAGGCTTTCGGCCACATGTCATGGCCTTCTTCAGTGGATGGAGTTTGCTTGGGTTTTGTTGTGTGACCTAAATGTAGAATTTCAGTCGTGAAAGCTTCAGAAATTCAGAGTGAAACTTATGATACAATGTTTTTACATTCTTTTTGaacaaacaatgaaattaaaaaagatgGTCTCCAACATTGAATGCTTGTGAATTGTGATAGATTTGATCAGCTCATTAgttgtatatatattttgagaTCTCTTATCTGTCATTAAGATTTTGTGCTTGTATTCTCGGGGACCAAACCAAACACAGTTGCAGTTTTTTCATTACACCACCAGAGGGCACCAAGTCATTATCCTTAACACCACCACTCATCTGCAACACAAAGGTGATGATGCAGGGCCTCTGTACAAGACAGGGCTGCAACAATACAAAGTAAATTAGGACTCACATTAACTGATATTTTACTTAAGTGGTGCAAATTCATATAATCTGCAATTATTCGGGGCAGTTGGCAGCCATGTCCTGCTGTTAATCCACAGAAcatattgtgagcagtttcactgGCTTTCTCGCACAGTATTTGCACTTGTtttaatttgccttttttttatttattctgttgtattttcaatttattgtaaagcactttgagctaCACTgcctgtatgaaaggtgctagaaaacatttttattattagaaAGATTATTCAGTTATCAgaatagttgccaattaattttctgaacATCGGCTAATCAATTTAACAACTTATTGTTGCCACTCTAGCTTGGACCAAAGTCCAACAGACATTTCCATCCATTAAGCCAGGCTGCTGAAGTGAGTTGTTAATTAGTCGTTAAAAAGACGGCAGGGTTCGAAAATTAAAATTCCTAATCCCAAAtcctttttctgtttattgTGCAGAGTGTGTCGTCATGGCAGCAGAGGATCAAAGtgaagcagacagcagcagcaacaacatcaCCGTGAGGCTGCAGAGCAAAGACAGAGACTCTTCACAGGAGTTCTCTCTATGCAGAGTTCGTAGCTCCTCTTCTCTCCGTCATCaactttatgtttgttttaacaGCAGGACACACACCAATGTTGtaataatctgtgtgtgtttcaggacgCACCACTAGGCTCTATCTTCACCCagtacctgtccaggatgtcGATAAACGCTCAGAGTAAGGTACGCTTCCACTTCGATGGCTGCAAAGTGAAACACAGCCAGACGCCGGCTCAGCTCGACATGGAGGACGGAGACATCATCGAAGTTTGGATTTAGATTAATTTCATTACATGGataatatgtatataaaaaaaatagaaaaccaCTTGTTGGTAGTTCAGTCACTTTATTTGTAAAAgtcaattatttttaaatgctgaaAGTACAAAGATACAAAGACAATGGGATTATATGTTTACAAActattcaaatctttttttttttaaattgactgTAAACATAAAAGCCATTAAATGACTGTATAATTGTAAATTTATTGTAATTCTTTTTGTGACTGTACAATAACTACTTACCTTTTTACTGTTATTGAAATAATTAAAGGAGTAGAAGTTACTCTGTAAGAAAACTCACAGGTTGTAAGTCTGTAAGTGGAAGAGGAAGTAGATCCTTTAACCTTCCTGTTATCCTCAGATTCACTAATGTCTTGTCTTTAGGGTCAGTTTGACCCCAGCTGGAGCTATTAAACCTCCAGAAAAGGATTATAGTTGGGTCCCTCTCTTTTTTgcgatcattattattattattatcattattattattgtaagtattattattatatcgCTTCCCATGATTGCAAATGAATTCATCTTTGCACATATGTCCAGTACAAAGTTCCTCAATTAGAATTTGGGGctaatagtcctgatggtggcgctacagccaTTGTCTAAGTTCAGAATTTTCAAAATGCATAACAAACTCATGAAATCAGAAGATGAGTTGAAAACATAAAACGAGCCTGTCGTCCACACAAATGTCTTCTTGAGTTTTTCATATGGTTTACTTAACCTTTGCAAAGTAGCTCCTTCAAAAAGTACCAAGAGTATTATTTTATTAGCTGTTATATCTTTTTGACTTTCCAAATGTAGTGAAAAAACTTCATCCAAGAAATCCATCACAGTGAGATTACACGTATTCCTGTTGATGAGGCTTTTGATCCAGTGCAGCATTATCATTCCGCATGAACCCCTCTGAAATTCAACACTTTATAATTTGATTAAATTGCTTTGTAAGTATAATCACAAATatatagcaaaaaataatattgtCCGTATGGCCCACTGCCACATTCAAGCATGAAGCCAACTAGGGCTGCaattgattattttcattgtcaagcAATGTGACGATCACTTTCTCAATTGATCAATTAATCGTCTGGTCTATAGAATTTCAGAAAATAGTAAATAACGTACATAATGTGTAAtgaattgcttgttttgtcaaaCCACAGTCAATAACCTAAAGATATTAAAGCAGCTATATTTTTTAAGGGATAATCAAAAATGGTTGCcagttaattttctgttgatcagtCAACCAACTGACAGATCTTGCAGCCCAACATATGAAGTTATTACTGCTGATACAGCaacatgtgtcatgtgactTGCTGTTTATGGAGGTCATGTGACCTGCGGAGCGGCAGTTCGGTCAGATCCAACATGGCGGCGGTGCAGAGTTGTCATTACTGAGGTGTCCTGAAGTAAATATtgagttttatttaaatgtcattCAAGACACGGTGTTCACGGGAGGACTTTTTATTGTAAACCACCAGTATGGGTTCTGCATAGCATTCACAGCTCTGTGTGAGTGAGAAAGTACCTGGAGCGGCggcagaaagaagaaagaagcgTCAGCCCTGACTCATCCTCCCAggtaaacaacacaaacaacaggcGAACAGCCGCTTGACTGTTTACAGCAACTGGCTTAACACTAGTTAGCTGCACTGTGAACCTTCATGTGGACATGAAAATTAACCCTTTTTTTCTGCTCGTAAAGGCTCATAAAACCGAAGTAAAGGTTTGATAAACTCAGAGCCGTACAGAGCCCTTGTCTGGACAACCTCACTCCGGACTCCATTCAAAAACTGCGATTTTCTTATTACATCACATTCAGCTTTTATCGACGTATTTTCTATCATTACATCACATTCAGCTTTTATCGACGTATTTTCTATCATTACATCACATTCAGCTTGCTTTTATCGACGTATTTTCTATCATTACATCACATTCAGCTTTTATCGACGTATTTTCCATCATTCTTCGAAGAAGTTTCACATGACATCGATGTGGCTAATAAGCACTGTTGGATATGTGTAAACGAAAAATTGAGATACATGTCACACCTAAAACTCTTAAAAGTTAGGTGTGGTTTGTTGGAAGGTTGGGCATATAAAACTTAGAGAGTCctgaatggagtctggcatGGCATCCCTCTGCCCAATTTTGCCTAAGTTGCATTTGTGGCCAAGCGAGGTGCTTAAAACTGGCACATTTCTGTGGGAGTCTGGTGTGCTGTTTTCTGCGTGCATTTCTTTTGAAATACACTTTTGGTGGATTATATTTCGTCTGCCGAGTTCATCAGAGGGTCTGTTAAATATCTTGCGTCATATCACAATAGATACACAGTGACGTTTGGTTGTTAAGAGGTACAACACTACCAGCAATATGAATTGAGTTTGGAGTACTGTGCTCTCTGTGCTAGTTTAATTCATTTTGAATCATCTAATATATCAGCCGAATTTATCATAAGACCCCATAAAATGTCCCAAACAATTTCTCAGTTGTCACAAAGTGACGTTTCTTTCGTTGCAAAGCCAGATACATAAAACTAACAAAATTGTGAATGTAGCCTGAGGTGCTATTCTGTCTGTGGTAGTCATATTTCTTTTTGATTTACCTAACATATCTGCCGATTCATCAGAAGACCCATTTAAATGCCCCATGTTGCATCTCAGGGATCAAAACATAATGTTAGGTTTGTTAACAAAGCGAGGTACATAAACCTGGCAGGAGTGGAGTTTGGAGTAGTGTCCTACACCTGGGTTAGCTGATGGTAGTTTTATCAGTTACATCTTATTATTTACATGTGTACACTGTGTAACAAGTTAAATGTCAGTCTGGGACAGCAGTAGTGTGGATTAGTGAGGCTCACATCTTGTACTCATAGCTCTTTGATAAATGAGATGTGTTTGCAAATGAGGCAAAGGTCAACACAACTGGTTGGCCACTCTTTACATGCAGTGCACTCCTACAGTGTCGCTGTCtgtccctgttttgtttttttaatctattaattttttaattgagtaattttttttgtgAGTCACATGGAAACATCAGAACAAGTGACCAACAAATACAAGGGACcagcatgaaaacaaacaacagggGAACTGTCCTTTTTAAGTAGTCATTGGCCAAGTCCAAGAAGAATAGAGCAATAATATAATCATGTCATGACAAGCTTTTCAGGACGTATATTGCTATTACTTATAGGTTAAAATCTTTACAGCGCTCTTAAATGTGTCTGATTGTAAGGGATGGacattaatttagtttttttaaataattattacAACATCGATACAGGGCCAGCAATGATTGATTTGTGACTAATATAAACCAATTGATTGATTATttggtcaataaaatgtcacaaaacagtgacaaatagTAGAGTCcatcacagtgatgtcatcagatgtgttgttttgtctgaccagtagtccaaaacccaaatatgTGCAGTTTAGTAtcatagaaaacaaagacagccaTCAAATCTTTAAAGAACTGGAACAACAGAATCCTTcatgtttttgctttaaaaatgacttgaaCAAATCAATGATCTTAACTAGTGCTGctgatttaattttctttaaacGAATTATTCCAGTTGTCGCAACAGAAGTAACAAATGCACAGTAGTATAACCAAGTGTTAATTTGAGGTGTAACTTTGAAAAACAACgcaaacatgaaacaaatatgACTTTAAAGGGAAATGGCAAATGGGCAATGGTGCAATAACTTCCACATATAAGTGACCTATAAATATTCTCTACTTTATATAGTATTTAAGAAATGAAATTATTACATGctgaacaagaaaaaaataaccagCAACAattctgattattttttaattcatttatattGTCTATCAAggcaaaaatatcaaacattcTGTGGCCGCAGTTTTTCCAAAGTGATGATTTTCTGttcatttatgtcattttaaacGGAATAATTTTggagttttgtttccactgatgTTTCCACATCATTTGCAGATGTCACTTTgggcatttttcacaattttctatGTCTTACTGACCAAATGATTAATCGAGAAAATC from Epinephelus moara isolate mb chromosome 18, YSFRI_EMoa_1.0, whole genome shotgun sequence harbors:
- the nfatc2ip gene encoding NFATC2-interacting protein isoform X1, producing MQSNTTMELNPTFIMVPVFVDTEMMEKVSDSEQQAVKPPPKRRRILDPSAIVSVPVYSNKVNSSLQLKPAAAVFTEEEKSEDAADDSLLSMFSSREPTAAVIALSDSEEDEVEHVENRSQQMTKKKEPAVIRCPSPPPPESPVKKQSRQVKQKISEIDKKLRAVNSLLSPEPQHRRSRGRSSPGEQDDDVIIMNPNSGLQDSLYSSSVREIPLKIRCRTDIHKIPVLSSTPLSDVVTQLSVILNVPPPRLLLLREAVELPTDSTVGKLGLGIADIIECVVMAAEDQSEADSSSNNITVRLQSKDRDSSQEFSLCRDAPLGSIFTQYLSRMSINAQSKVRFHFDGCKVKHSQTPAQLDMEDGDIIEVWI
- the nfatc2ip gene encoding NFATC2-interacting protein isoform X2, whose product is MAEEEVSDSEQQAVKPPPKRRRILDPSAIVSVPVYSNKVNSSLQLKPAAAVFTEEEKSEDAADDSLLSMFSSREPTAAVIALSDSEEDEVEHVENRSQQMTKKKEPAVIRCPSPPPPESPVKKQSRQVKQKISEIDKKLRAVNSLLSPEPQHRRSRGRSSPGEQDDDVIIMNPNSGLQDSLYSSSVREIPLKIRCRTDIHKIPVLSSTPLSDVVTQLSVILNVPPPRLLLLREAVELPTDSTVGKLGLGIADIIECVVMAAEDQSEADSSSNNITVRLQSKDRDSSQEFSLCRDAPLGSIFTQYLSRMSINAQSKVRFHFDGCKVKHSQTPAQLDMEDGDIIEVWI